The genomic stretch CGGTGTCCGACCCCATTCTTCTCCGATCCTATGGCCAGAATTGTCGTGGCGTTGCCACTGAGGAATATTCGTTAGGCAAACAGGCGTCTGCCTACCAGAAACTGTATGAGGAAATCCTTGAACGTGTATCCCGGTCCACCCTTGTTCCACGAGAGAAGGTTTGAAAACCTGAGGTTAGGATCTCGCAGGTTCTTGCTAGTCCACCGGCTCTGTAAGCTTAACGATCAGTCAGCAGGAAACGGCCTACCGAGGGTAGAACGCTAACTCTAAAGACAAGGCCATTCTTCTAAGCTGATCTCGAATTCTGTCACCTCAAGAGGTGGATTAATCTTTAGTCTGTATTGCTTTGAGAGGTGATCCCCCTTCAAATCCTTCAAACTGTAGTCTCATCGGGTTTACTTTCGAGGAAAGCTCTTCCGTTCGATCGTTCTGGATCGTCTATGATTTCAATCCATCGGTTGCCGTGTTCCCGGATCGTTTCCTCAGTCGCACTGTCGGCCTGAACCATCCAAACAGGGATCATGTAGTTCATTTGGCACAGGTTTGCCGTCAACTGGAACGGACGAAGTAGATCGTAGAGGGTGGCGTAAATATCAAAGCCACTGTAGAATTTCTGCTGACCGCCCGCCGACAGTATCAACTGGAGGTCCTTCCCTTGAAGCTGTTTGCCTTTGTTTCCGTAAGCGAACCCATAGGTGAGAACATCGTCCAACCACTTCTTCAAGAGAGGCGGACTGGAATACCAGTAGAAAGGGAACTGGAATACGATTCGATCGTGCTCACGAAGAAGCTGTTGCTCTCGTTTCACATCCATCTGAAAGTCTGGATACTCTACATAGAGATCGCGGCTGGTAGCGATCTTTCCGGATTTCTCGAGCTGCTCCTTCCAGATCCGATTGACCCGTGATTCTTGAAGGGCCGGATGGAAGACCAGGTTCATGATTTTCATCGTGGTTTCTTCGTTTCGACTTTCTCCTCCGGTTGGAATCCGAAGTGTTCCAACGCAGCTCGCGCTACGGGTTCACCCATCTCCTGAACAAAGTGATCGGCTTCCGGAACTTCCATTGGCTCAGGACACTGCTTAATCATGTCCCGCATGTGGAACATCACTTTGGGTCCGAGCATCTTGTCCTGCATGCCAATCGCCATGAAGCTCACACCATTCCATTGTTCGCTCTAAAACTGAATCGCCTTGAGCGAGGTGCTCACACCGGGAAAGTCAGGTCGACTGGCGACTAGAGAGGGGAACTTTCTGACCCCGGCTTTGTATGATTTGTTCGGGAAGGGTGCTTCGTAAGCCAGTGCCTCGGCATCGCTGATACCGGGTGCGTGACGTTTGAAGATCTCATAGATCGGCGTGTCTTCATCACTTTCGATAAAGCCTTTCCACTCTTTAAACGCCTCGTTCACCTGACCGGTCATGATCCCAGTATTCATGATGAGTAGTCGTATAAAACGGTCAGGCATCTCATGGGGAAGGGTGAGTCCGAGGACACCACCCCAGTCCTGACAGACAAGCGTAATGTTTTTCAGATCGAGTGCTTCGATGAAACGCAGCAAAAAGTTTCGGTGAAAAAGAAAGGTATAGACATCCTGATCAATGGGTTTGTCGGATCGACCAAATCCAAGGAGATCGGGAGCGATGACCCGGACTCCAGCAGATGCAAAAATCGGGATCATTTTTCGGTATAGATAACTCCAGCTTGGCTCTCCATGGAGACAAAGGAAGATCTCTTTGGAATCGGGATTTCCTTCGTCCAGATAGTGAGCGCGGAGATCTTCGTATCCAGGCAGCGTTTCGATGTAATGTGGCTTGAAAGGGTAATCTGGTAGCCCTTCAAACCGTTCGTCAGGTGTGCGTAACTTCCTCATAAATCTAATGATTTTACAATAGGTCAATTGACCTATTTTCAAGATTTAGGTCTATTGACCTAATCTGTCAAGTGTGTTGAGCTCATCTCATTAAACCGAGCCTCACTCAAAGCATGTTCGCAAAAATCGAGATCGGTATCGCCATCGAAAGCACTCGAGACCCGAGTTCGATCCAGATACCGAATCCCGAGCATGTTCTATTTGAGTAGCGAAGTAATACCAACCGTATGGAAACCAAACATCAGATCATTAGATCCGCTCTGGTAGTCCTGAAGGAAGAGGGCACAGAGGGTCTGACACTCCGGAAGGTCGCGACCCACGCTCAAATGAGTCTGGGGAACCTTCAGTATCACTACAGAAACAAGTCAGCTCTTTTTGGTGGCCTTGCAGAGCATTACTTCGATGAATGCAGTGAGATCCTTCAAGGCTACGTGCCGCTCAGTTCCGAGGAGGATCTCTCGAAACGTCTTAGACACCTGATCGATTTCATCCTCGATCACTTGGACCATCTGACGGATATGTGTCGTATCTTCCGTGAGCTTTGGGCGTTGGCGACGCGGGATCGACAAATCAGTTGCCAGCTTTCCGACTACTACCGGGTAAGCCGGAGAGAAATGGAGTCTCTTTTTCTCGAAATCACTTCTTCACCTGAGGGGAGTCAGAGAATTGTTACACTCCTTCTCCCATACTTTGAAGGGTTTTCGATTACCCATAATGCTCTTGGACAGAGCAAAGAGCAGGTTGCTGATCTTCTTACGCAGCTCGCTTTTGGTCTCGGCAAATAATATCTACCAGAATTCGGTATAGTCGGCTCGGACAGCTGTGCTGCAAGGACTCGAGGGATTGAGGCTTGAATCTAATGACGTCGACTAATCCACCTTGCGCCTCAGCATGGACGACTGACCCAAACGAGTCGATGGAGTAGAGACAAACACCAGAGTGTTGTAGCGAAGGTTTCCGATTGTAAGTCACAGCACTATCACGTTCTGTAACCGATTGAACTTGTGGGACTAGTGTTGTTTGAGTGCTTGGAGGCTAAGTGGACGTAGCCTCGTGACTCGTGTGTTCTTTCTGTTCTAGGGTTAGATCAGGCCATAGAGGAAGTATAGAACGCACCGGAGCCTGAAGTCTTTTGTCATGGACGCAACGCGTTCCATTTTCGCCTCGCGACTCCAATGCACTTCTTCAAGAGCACCGACGTCTTAGAGGGACGTTTTATCTTACAGTTGAATTCCTTTTCCCATTCCAGCGCCCGTGAAAATTTCTTGTGAAAATCGTGAACATACTGCTTCGAACCTCCTTGAAAGTGTATCATGTTAACCCGTAGCCATCGCCCTTCATGAAATACGGAAACGCTCTTCTCAAGTCCATTGAATCGATACAATTTTGACTGGTAGTCACTAAAAAGGTGCATGTTCAAAGATCCGTTACTCATAATTGGAGGAATGCTGACATGCTTAAACGTAGAAGCTTTGAATTTATAGACCTCTGCACCTGTGCCCTGGCTGTTTTCCCAGAAGTCTAGCAACGCCCACATATCACTGAAATGAATTTCGGCCCCCGAAGGATGGGTTCCCTTCCAGATTTTCGGGTATGGCGAAGGGCGATTTCTTTCAATGCGTCAGTTTCGTTCGAGTAGAGTTCGGATAGATACCTGCAGAACTCTTCGATTACCCCCTCATTTCGAAAAAAAAAGAAATTCCGGAGCGCCGGGATCGATGGTTTGTCCG from Verrucomicrobiota bacterium encodes the following:
- a CDS encoding NAD(P)H-dependent oxidoreductase codes for the protein MNLVFHPALQESRVNRIWKEQLEKSGKIATSRDLYVEYPDFQMDVKREQQLLREHDRIVFQFPFYWYSSPPLLKKWLDDVLTYGFAYGNKGKQLQGKDLQLILSAGGQQKFYSGFDIYATLYDLLRPFQLTANLCQMNYMIPVWMVQADSATEETIREHGNRWIEIIDDPERSNGRAFLESKPDETTV
- a CDS encoding haloalkane dehalogenase; the encoded protein is MRKLRTPDERFEGLPDYPFKPHYIETLPGYEDLRAHYLDEGNPDSKEIFLCLHGEPSWSYLYRKMIPIFASAGVRVIAPDLLGFGRSDKPIDQDVYTFLFHRNFLLRFIEALDLKNITLVCQDWGGVLGLTLPHEMPDRFIRLLIMNTGIMTGQVNEAFKEWKGFIESDEDTPIYEIFKRHAPGISDAEALAYEAPFPNKSYKAGVRKFPSLVASRPDFPGVSTSLKAIQF
- a CDS encoding TetR/AcrR family transcriptional regulator; this encodes METKHQIIRSALVVLKEEGTEGLTLRKVATHAQMSLGNLQYHYRNKSALFGGLAEHYFDECSEILQGYVPLSSEEDLSKRLRHLIDFILDHLDHLTDMCRIFRELWALATRDRQISCQLSDYYRVSRREMESLFLEITSSPEGSQRIVTLLLPYFEGFSITHNALGQSKEQVADLLTQLAFGLGK